In Pseudofrankia saprophytica, one genomic interval encodes:
- a CDS encoding ABC transporter ATP-binding protein, whose product MSEAIRAEGLVKTFGVTRALDGLDLVVRPGEVHGFLGPNGAGKSTTLRILLGLMRADAGIATVLGEDAWRDATGLHRRLAYVPGDVTLWPNLSGGEAIDLLGRLRGGLDPRRRAELLERFDLDPRKKGRSYSKGNRQKVALVAAFASNVELLLLDEPTSGLDPLMEDQFRELVREEQRRDGRTVLLSSHLLDEVEALCERVTIIRDGRTVEAGTLAEMRHLTRTVVAADLVASADPAVTAAGLAALPGVHALVTDGDRVSFEADANALTPALSRLASAGVRGLVSKPPTLEELFLRHYDRTGRENAVESGGATADATSGAKQAGADAEATPAADGRAEARR is encoded by the coding sequence ATGAGTGAGGCAATCCGGGCGGAAGGGCTGGTCAAGACGTTCGGGGTGACCCGGGCGCTCGACGGGCTGGACCTGGTCGTACGCCCCGGTGAGGTGCACGGCTTCCTGGGGCCCAACGGCGCGGGCAAGAGCACGACGCTGCGCATTCTGCTCGGGCTGATGCGGGCCGACGCCGGGATTGCGACCGTGCTGGGCGAGGACGCCTGGCGGGACGCGACGGGGTTGCACCGCCGGCTCGCGTACGTGCCCGGCGACGTGACGCTGTGGCCGAACCTGTCCGGTGGCGAGGCCATCGACCTGCTCGGCCGGCTGCGCGGCGGGCTGGACCCGCGACGGCGCGCCGAGCTGCTGGAGCGGTTCGATCTCGACCCGCGCAAGAAGGGCCGGTCCTACTCGAAAGGCAACCGGCAGAAGGTCGCGCTCGTGGCCGCGTTCGCCTCGAACGTCGAGCTGCTGCTGCTCGACGAGCCGACGAGCGGCCTCGACCCGCTGATGGAGGACCAGTTCCGTGAGCTGGTCCGCGAGGAGCAGCGCCGTGACGGGCGCACGGTGCTGCTGTCCAGTCACCTCCTCGACGAGGTCGAGGCGCTGTGCGAACGGGTCACGATCATTCGTGACGGGCGGACGGTCGAGGCCGGCACGCTCGCCGAGATGCGCCACCTCACCCGGACCGTCGTGGCGGCGGACCTCGTCGCCTCGGCCGACCCGGCGGTGACCGCCGCCGGTCTCGCCGCCCTGCCCGGCGTCCACGCCCTGGTGACCGACGGCGACCGGGTCAGCTTCGAGGCGGACGCCAACGCGCTCACCCCCGCGCTGTCGCGGCTGGCCTCGGCCGGGGTTCGCGGCCTGGTGAGCAAGCCGCCCACGCTGGAGGAGCTGTTCCTGCGTCACTACGACCGGACAGGCCGGGAGAACGCGGTGGAGTCCGGCGGCGCGACCGCGGACGCGACCAGCGGTGCGAAGCAGGCGGGTGCGGACGCCGAGGCGACCCCCGCCGCCGACGGGCGTGCGGAGGCGCGGCGATGA
- a CDS encoding HdeD family acid-resistance protein, which yields MLVRGTVAVILGIFAIAWPHITIAALVVVFAVYVFCDAFGQFHRAFASDRAGPVAGHVLLGLLDITAGIVALVWPGITAFVLAIWIAAWAVVTGVVEIGSAVASHGTGGLRLSLGLLGVASILFGIVVFAHPYAGALTLALLFGLFLLVYGVNLLVTGSRMHRGDLAGGRPAVGAAGWSGAGRRADATQRADRPTSSPR from the coding sequence ATGCTGGTACGTGGCACGGTCGCGGTGATTCTGGGGATCTTCGCCATCGCGTGGCCCCACATCACCATCGCCGCGCTGGTGGTGGTGTTCGCGGTCTACGTGTTCTGCGATGCGTTCGGCCAGTTCCACCGCGCGTTCGCCAGCGACCGGGCCGGCCCGGTCGCCGGCCACGTTCTGCTCGGACTGCTGGACATCACAGCCGGCATCGTGGCGCTCGTGTGGCCCGGCATCACCGCGTTCGTGCTGGCCATCTGGATCGCGGCCTGGGCGGTGGTCACCGGGGTGGTCGAGATCGGGTCGGCCGTCGCCTCCCACGGGACCGGCGGTCTTCGCCTCAGCCTTGGGCTGCTCGGCGTCGCCAGCATCCTGTTCGGGATCGTCGTGTTCGCCCACCCCTACGCCGGTGCACTAACTCTGGCGCTGCTGTTCGGCCTGTTCCTGCTCGTCTACGGTGTGAATCTGCTGGTGACGGGCAGCCGGATGCACCGTGGCGACCTGGCCGGCGGACGTCCTGCCGTCGGCGCCGCGGGCTGGAGTGGGGCCGGCCGGCGCGCGGACGCGACGCAGCGGGCGGACCGTCCGACGTCGAGCCCGCGCTGA
- a CDS encoding VOC family protein — MDDNVFTSSLHYRDPKAALSWLAETFGFEVTMAIDGPPDAPEMCHYEMSCAGRGRIMIGGEWAEWARSPASVGGANTQRVHVQLPDGLDEHCERARAAGAQIQAEPADQFYGDRTYRAVDPEGHSWTFSAHIRDVTRAEAEAELGQPIMATGWA; from the coding sequence ATGGATGACAACGTGTTCACGTCGAGCCTGCACTACCGGGACCCGAAGGCGGCGCTGTCCTGGCTGGCCGAGACGTTCGGGTTCGAGGTCACGATGGCGATCGACGGGCCGCCGGACGCCCCGGAGATGTGCCACTACGAGATGAGCTGCGCCGGCCGCGGGCGGATCATGATCGGCGGCGAGTGGGCCGAGTGGGCGCGCAGTCCGGCGAGCGTCGGCGGAGCCAACACACAGCGGGTACACGTCCAGCTGCCCGACGGTCTCGACGAACACTGCGAGCGGGCCAGGGCCGCCGGCGCCCAGATCCAGGCCGAGCCGGCGGACCAGTTCTACGGCGACCGGACCTACCGGGCCGTCGACCCCGAGGGGCACTCCTGGACGTTCTCCGCGCACATCCGCGACGTCACGCGCGCGGAGGCCGAGGCCGAGCTGGGACAGCCGATCATGGCCACCGGCTGGGCATGA
- a CDS encoding ABC transporter permease — protein sequence MTSLRGTGALARLVLRRDRVLLPIWVYIVGILPVSFAVAFADLYPTPADRARFAATGAHNGTFTALYGRLSGSSLGELVTWRGGFIPVVVGLISLLVVIRHTRTEEEAGRRELIGSTVVGRQAGLAAALMVTFAANLCVALVTAVALSLRGLPVAGSVAVGLEWAAAGWIFAGVGAVAAQLTTGAGAARGIGAAALAAAYAARILGDRGGSTTPGGSGGTLEWLSWVSPIGLLQRVYPFAGPSGARHWWVFAVAAAIVAVLVTVAVTLSARRDLGAGLLPDRLGSAAARPAFGSPLALAWRLHRGLLAGWVAGFALLGVVFGGVASGVTDLVSDNPGLRDVFTRLGGRAELVNSYLASIMSILGMIAAGYAIQAVLRLRAEEASGRAEPVLATAVGRLRWATSHLVFAVLGPTFAMLVAGTVTGLVYGASSGGIGHETARGLSSAAVQLPAVAVLAALAFALFGLVPRLWPVSWAALAACLLIGLVGSGLNLSHWLLDVSPFTHATRPPGGSVTAAPLAILCVLALALAAAGLAGLRRRDIPIA from the coding sequence ATGACCAGCCTGCGGGGGACCGGCGCGCTGGCACGGCTGGTGCTGCGACGCGACCGGGTGCTGCTGCCGATCTGGGTCTACATCGTCGGGATCCTCCCGGTCAGCTTCGCCGTGGCGTTCGCCGACCTGTACCCGACGCCCGCGGACCGGGCGCGCTTCGCGGCGACCGGCGCGCACAACGGCACCTTCACGGCGCTCTACGGCCGGCTTTCCGGCTCCAGCCTGGGCGAGCTGGTCACCTGGCGCGGTGGGTTCATCCCGGTCGTCGTCGGCCTGATCAGCCTGCTCGTCGTCATCCGGCACACCAGGACAGAGGAGGAGGCTGGCCGGCGTGAGCTGATTGGTTCGACGGTCGTCGGCCGCCAGGCGGGCCTGGCGGCCGCACTCATGGTCACGTTCGCGGCGAACCTGTGCGTCGCGCTGGTGACGGCGGTCGCGCTGAGTCTGCGCGGCCTGCCCGTGGCTGGGTCGGTCGCCGTCGGCCTGGAATGGGCGGCGGCCGGCTGGATCTTCGCCGGTGTCGGGGCGGTGGCCGCGCAGCTCACGACCGGCGCCGGCGCCGCGCGCGGGATCGGCGCCGCCGCGCTCGCGGCCGCCTACGCCGCGCGGATCCTTGGCGATCGCGGCGGTTCCACCACCCCAGGCGGCTCCGGGGGCACGCTGGAATGGCTGTCGTGGGTCTCGCCGATCGGGCTGCTCCAGCGCGTCTACCCGTTCGCGGGACCGTCCGGCGCCCGGCACTGGTGGGTGTTCGCGGTGGCCGCGGCCATCGTCGCGGTTCTCGTCACGGTCGCCGTGACGCTGTCGGCGCGGCGCGATCTCGGCGCCGGGCTGCTGCCCGACCGGCTCGGCTCGGCGGCGGCTCGGCCCGCGTTCGGCTCACCGCTGGCACTGGCCTGGCGGCTGCACCGAGGGCTGCTTGCCGGCTGGGTGGCCGGGTTCGCGCTGCTCGGCGTCGTCTTCGGCGGCGTCGCGAGCGGCGTGACGGACCTGGTCAGTGACAACCCCGGCCTGCGTGACGTGTTCACCCGCCTCGGCGGCCGTGCCGAGCTCGTGAACTCCTACCTGGCCTCGATCATGTCCATCCTCGGGATGATCGCCGCCGGCTACGCCATCCAGGCGGTGCTGCGCCTGCGCGCGGAGGAGGCGAGCGGCCGGGCGGAGCCCGTCCTGGCCACGGCCGTCGGCCGGCTGCGCTGGGCCACGAGCCACCTCGTCTTCGCCGTCCTCGGCCCCACGTTCGCGATGCTGGTCGCCGGCACTGTCACGGGACTCGTCTACGGGGCCAGCTCCGGCGGCATCGGCCACGAGACGGCCAGAGGGCTCAGCTCCGCCGCGGTGCAACTGCCCGCCGTCGCGGTGCTCGCCGCCCTCGCGTTCGCCCTGTTCGGCCTGGTCCCGCGTCTGTGGCCGGTCAGCTGGGCGGCACTCGCCGCCTGCCTGCTCATCGGCCTGGTCGGCTCCGGCCTGAATCTCAGCCACTGGCTCCTCGACGTCTCGCCCTTCACCCACGCCACCCGCCCTCCCGGCGGCTCCGTCACCGCCGCGCCGCTGGCGATCCTGTGCGTCCTGGCCCTGGCCCTGGCCGCCGCTGGTCTGGCTGGCCTGCGTCGCCGCGACATCCCCATCGCCTGA
- a CDS encoding ArsR/SmtB family transcription factor, with translation MSEPALAGLDGTLAALADPVRRRAVELLAERPRRAGELAKELGTAPSTMSKHLRVLRQSGLVTETSPEFDTRVRIYALTSAPMAELRRWLVGAEQAWAEQLSSFAAHLEHDADVTPRALDPDGAPDAADAPGAGDAAERSQP, from the coding sequence ATGAGCGAGCCCGCGCTCGCGGGGCTGGACGGCACGCTTGCCGCGCTGGCCGACCCGGTCCGGCGCCGCGCCGTGGAGCTGCTCGCCGAGCGGCCGCGCCGGGCCGGTGAGCTGGCGAAGGAGCTCGGCACCGCGCCGTCGACGATGAGCAAGCACCTGCGGGTGCTGCGCCAGTCCGGCCTGGTGACCGAGACGAGCCCCGAGTTCGACACCCGGGTGCGGATCTACGCGCTCACCTCGGCGCCGATGGCGGAGCTGCGGCGCTGGCTGGTCGGCGCCGAGCAGGCCTGGGCGGAGCAGCTCAGCTCCTTCGCCGCCCACCTGGAACACGACGCGGACGTCACGCCCCGGGCGCTCGATCCGGACGGCGCGCCTGATGCCGCCGATGCTCCCGGCGCGGGCGACGCGGCCGAGAGGTCGCAGCCATGA
- a CDS encoding OsmC family protein has product MKMAGMVAAAQTHATQPRPPTHTYSVTCSWSGSTGAGYERYSRAHVGHASTAAAALRLSSDPAFRGDPALLNPEQLLVLSAASCQLLSFLAVAARARIDVRDYQEAGHAVLTEDGRGGGRITEIVLRPRITAVTDTTEDRLGRLVQLAHRQCYIAASLACPVTVEPTFEILTPYAFRDTEAAVRRLALVSEVFDPGSRAFVAARVPAGTRPALAVDLGCGPGHTTRLLAAATGARRTVGLDASGAFLAVAGSTHVDDQAGQAGQAGVEGGTGGGTGEAGEIEFVRHDVRRVPFPAQARGADVVYARLLLAHLADVTTAVDGWITQLAPHGVLLLDEIESINTDQPVLAAYLDHARRLLAARGTTLHTGRLLNTALHDLAARQSTPDFEVEYNATERLSPPVAAAAAMFAMNLGVWRVDPLFGDREAELDRLATDLAALASAPPETGVITWTLRRVAVRRLGTDAHAAAAAGARADPVP; this is encoded by the coding sequence ATGAAGATGGCGGGCATGGTCGCTGCCGCGCAGACCCACGCCACCCAGCCTCGTCCGCCGACGCACACCTACTCGGTCACCTGCTCGTGGTCCGGATCCACCGGCGCCGGGTACGAGCGGTACTCGCGGGCCCACGTGGGGCACGCGAGTACCGCCGCGGCGGCCCTGCGGCTGTCCTCGGACCCGGCGTTCCGCGGTGACCCGGCCCTGCTGAACCCCGAGCAGCTCCTGGTCCTGTCGGCGGCGTCCTGCCAGCTGCTGTCGTTTCTCGCGGTCGCCGCCCGTGCCCGGATCGACGTGCGCGACTACCAGGAGGCCGGTCACGCCGTCCTGACCGAGGACGGCAGGGGCGGCGGCCGGATCACCGAGATCGTGCTGCGGCCACGGATCACGGCCGTCACGGACACGACCGAGGACCGGCTGGGCCGACTCGTCCAGCTGGCGCACCGGCAGTGCTACATCGCCGCGTCGCTCGCCTGCCCGGTCACCGTCGAGCCGACGTTCGAGATCCTCACCCCGTATGCCTTCCGGGACACCGAGGCGGCGGTACGCCGGCTCGCCCTCGTCTCCGAGGTCTTCGATCCGGGGTCGCGGGCGTTCGTCGCCGCGCGGGTGCCCGCGGGGACCCGGCCGGCGCTCGCGGTCGACCTCGGCTGCGGGCCCGGCCACACGACCCGTCTGCTCGCGGCCGCCACGGGCGCGCGGCGCACCGTCGGGCTGGACGCTTCAGGGGCGTTCCTCGCCGTCGCCGGCTCCACCCACGTCGACGACCAGGCGGGTCAGGCCGGCCAGGCGGGCGTCGAGGGTGGAACCGGCGGCGGTACCGGTGAGGCGGGCGAGATCGAGTTCGTTCGGCACGACGTCCGACGTGTCCCGTTCCCAGCTCAGGCTCGCGGCGCCGACGTGGTCTATGCGCGGCTCCTGCTGGCACACCTGGCCGACGTCACGACCGCCGTCGACGGCTGGATCACCCAGCTCGCGCCGCACGGTGTGCTGCTGCTTGACGAGATCGAGTCCATCAACACCGACCAGCCTGTCCTCGCCGCCTACCTTGACCATGCCAGGCGTCTGCTCGCCGCCCGTGGTACGACGCTGCACACGGGCCGGCTGCTCAACACCGCGCTGCACGACCTGGCCGCTCGCCAGTCGACGCCGGACTTCGAGGTCGAGTACAACGCCACCGAGCGGCTCAGCCCGCCGGTCGCCGCCGCGGCGGCGATGTTCGCCATGAACCTCGGCGTCTGGCGGGTAGACCCGTTGTTCGGTGATCGTGAGGCCGAGCTCGACCGGCTCGCCACCGACCTGGCGGCACTGGCGTCCGCGCCGCCGGAGACCGGCGTCATCACCTGGACCCTGCGTCGCGTCGCGGTTCGGCGCCTCGGCACTGATGCCCACGCCGCCGCCGCCGCTGGCGCCCGCGCGGACCCGGTGCCTTAG
- a CDS encoding SRPBCC domain-containing protein, giving the protein MTEGSRVLVALRVPAPAARAFTVFTAQIADWWRPNGLFSFSDRTGTLAFEPGPGGRLVETYDDGGSFVVGHIRVWEPPSRLVLSWRHASFAPDQETELHVRFDEIRDDAAGQPVQTRVTVEHFGWDRLPPEHVARHGFPLAVFQLRFAEWWQSLLQTLARVAVEATGAGGYW; this is encoded by the coding sequence ATGACCGAGGGATCACGCGTCCTGGTCGCGCTGCGGGTACCGGCTCCCGCGGCGCGGGCGTTCACCGTGTTCACGGCGCAGATCGCCGACTGGTGGCGGCCCAACGGCCTCTTCTCGTTCAGCGACCGAACGGGAACCCTCGCCTTCGAACCGGGCCCGGGCGGCCGGCTGGTCGAGACGTATGACGACGGCGGCTCGTTCGTCGTCGGCCACATCCGCGTCTGGGAGCCGCCCAGCCGGCTCGTGCTCAGCTGGCGCCACGCCAGCTTCGCCCCAGACCAGGAAACCGAGCTGCACGTCCGGTTCGACGAGATCCGTGACGACGCCGCCGGCCAGCCCGTCCAGACGCGCGTCACCGTGGAGCACTTCGGCTGGGACCGGCTGCCACCCGAGCACGTGGCCCGGCATGGCTTCCCGCTGGCGGTCTTCCAGCTGCGCTTCGCCGAATGGTGGCAGTCGCTGCTGCAAACCCTCGCCCGCGTCGCCGTCGAGGCGACCGGCGCGGGAGGCTACTGGTGA
- a CDS encoding polysaccharide deacetylase family protein translates to MQFDVAPVSLTSDEPGPFVVWAGDDGYDTQAGYFSLLASNGIKGTLFLSVDWVDQAGTSPVYGDSYITTAQVAAIVSAGHEIATHGKNHEDLGTYYLTYGAVALDLLLGAAIGDIQSKFGFSVKTGSYPGGSANDRVKEIVSRRHEFFRCSRGVVSRNAPDPFDVPGIDILAPSQATIEGYIDEAVANRSIVVLFHHGSIDSTQLTKVSNLISYAAGVGCDQGTFYRAMSQRSKWLSTRALIDAQGNAFHPVVHTNELIVDRNDNIGDHYVLDLDESTNAPFMDATSGTPFEFRKDLLALGTFYVGRRRVFEDFTTTNSSTTVSSGSAGFRADDVGLSISGAGIPGATTIASIVSPTAATMSAAATATATNVTVTVNRPVSGGVTSAGEMRLYNGLAIYGTTSQAVSFGRLESTLEGSISANQWLNNGTAGSGGEMTVDSGTGGSYVNIKAFATRIRSEANTIHLRLGAAKDGIDFGAAEDVTLERDGSGNLLANVTLQTGGDLIVGNAGNGLLVKEGTNARLGAATLSSGAATVTTSAVTANSRIFLTPQNLSGVGTPQPIGVSARVAGTSFTITSASSSDTSTIGWMIVEPA, encoded by the coding sequence ATGCAATTTGACGTCGCTCCGGTGAGCCTGACAAGCGATGAGCCTGGACCTTTCGTGGTCTGGGCTGGCGACGACGGCTACGACACCCAGGCGGGATATTTCTCCCTGCTCGCCTCCAACGGGATCAAGGGAACATTATTCCTGTCGGTTGACTGGGTGGACCAGGCCGGGACGTCTCCGGTATACGGGGACTCGTACATCACCACCGCACAGGTTGCGGCAATCGTCTCCGCCGGCCACGAGATCGCCACGCACGGCAAGAATCATGAAGATCTTGGGACCTACTACCTGACATACGGTGCGGTGGCGCTCGATCTCCTGCTAGGTGCCGCCATCGGCGACATTCAATCGAAATTCGGCTTCTCGGTCAAGACGGGTTCCTACCCAGGCGGGTCGGCGAACGACCGGGTGAAAGAAATAGTCAGCCGGCGGCACGAGTTCTTCCGCTGTAGCCGGGGTGTGGTCAGCCGAAACGCGCCGGATCCCTTCGACGTCCCGGGAATAGACATCCTCGCCCCGTCCCAGGCGACCATCGAGGGGTACATCGACGAGGCCGTGGCGAACCGCAGCATCGTCGTCCTCTTCCATCATGGATCCATTGATTCGACGCAGCTGACCAAGGTGTCGAACCTGATTTCCTACGCGGCTGGCGTGGGATGCGACCAGGGGACTTTCTACCGGGCGATGAGCCAGCGGAGCAAATGGCTGTCGACGCGTGCGCTGATCGATGCCCAGGGCAACGCCTTCCATCCGGTCGTCCACACCAACGAGCTGATCGTCGACCGCAACGACAATATCGGTGACCACTACGTTCTGGATCTGGACGAATCGACCAACGCACCATTCATGGACGCGACGAGTGGAACGCCATTTGAGTTCAGAAAGGACCTCCTCGCGCTCGGCACATTTTATGTGGGGCGCCGTCGGGTGTTCGAGGACTTCACGACGACCAACAGTTCGACGACCGTCTCGTCGGGGAGCGCGGGATTCCGGGCCGATGACGTGGGTCTCTCCATCAGCGGTGCCGGCATCCCGGGCGCCACGACGATCGCGTCCATCGTGTCCCCCACCGCGGCCACCATGTCGGCTGCTGCGACGGCCACTGCCACAAACGTGACGGTCACGGTCAACCGGCCCGTGTCGGGTGGCGTCACGTCCGCGGGAGAAATGCGTCTGTACAACGGGTTGGCCATTTACGGGACCACGTCGCAGGCGGTGTCCTTCGGGCGCCTCGAATCGACGTTGGAAGGGTCCATCAGCGCGAACCAGTGGCTCAACAACGGTACGGCCGGCTCCGGTGGGGAGATGACCGTCGACTCGGGTACCGGCGGATCATACGTGAACATCAAGGCGTTCGCGACCAGAATCCGAAGCGAGGCCAACACGATACATCTGCGTCTGGGTGCCGCCAAGGATGGAATCGATTTCGGCGCGGCCGAGGACGTGACACTCGAACGGGACGGGAGCGGAAACCTCCTCGCCAATGTGACTCTCCAGACGGGTGGCGACCTGATCGTAGGCAACGCCGGAAACGGGCTCCTGGTCAAGGAGGGGACCAACGCGCGCCTCGGTGCCGCCACGTTGTCCAGCGGCGCGGCCACGGTCACCACAAGCGCCGTCACCGCGAACAGCCGGATCTTCCTGACCCCGCAGAACCTGTCCGGGGTCGGCACACCTCAGCCGATAGGTGTGTCCGCGAGAGTCGCGGGAACGAGCTTCACGATCACGTCGGCTTCCTCGAGCGACACTTCGACCATCGGCTGGATGATCGTGGAGCCCGCCTGA
- a CDS encoding TetR/AcrR family transcriptional regulator encodes MRMERADEDLTAKARIRDAALRLFAEQGFEATTIRGIAAAAGVSSGLVRHHFGSKEALREACDAHALDHTMAIKEEAVLAGRLADSAYMAAVYPSVLLMQRYLARSLVDGSPSAAALFDRMVDLAEQWARDERLPAKPEDPRAFAAALVAMQTGLLMLHDQVSRALGADVLDASGHIRLGRAIVDLYTHPLLTEDQAAQARAAYDQLQARPPFSSALAGDGGGHGGEGPRP; translated from the coding sequence ATGCGGATGGAGCGAGCGGACGAGGATCTGACCGCCAAGGCGCGGATCCGAGACGCGGCGCTGCGGCTGTTCGCCGAGCAGGGCTTCGAGGCGACGACGATCCGGGGGATCGCCGCGGCGGCCGGGGTGTCGTCGGGCCTGGTGCGCCACCACTTCGGGTCGAAGGAGGCGCTGCGCGAAGCGTGTGACGCGCATGCGCTCGACCACACGATGGCGATCAAGGAGGAAGCCGTCCTCGCCGGCAGGCTGGCCGACTCCGCGTACATGGCCGCCGTCTACCCGTCGGTACTGCTGATGCAGCGCTACCTGGCGCGATCGCTGGTCGACGGCTCCCCGTCGGCCGCCGCGCTGTTCGACCGCATGGTCGATCTCGCCGAGCAGTGGGCGCGGGACGAGCGGCTGCCGGCGAAGCCGGAAGACCCGCGGGCGTTCGCCGCCGCGCTGGTCGCCATGCAGACCGGGCTGCTCATGCTGCACGACCAGGTCTCGCGCGCGCTCGGCGCCGACGTCCTCGACGCGAGCGGGCACATCCGCCTCGGCAGGGCAATCGTCGACCTCTACACGCACCCCCTGCTCACCGAGGACCAGGCCGCCCAGGCGCGGGCCGCCTATGACCAGCTTCAGGCACGCCCGCCGTTCTCGTCGGCCCTCGCCGGCGACGGTGGCGGGCACGGTGGCGAAGGGCCACGACCATGA